A stretch of the Kushneria konosiri genome encodes the following:
- the pdxA gene encoding 4-hydroxythreonine-4-phosphate dehydrogenase PdxA: protein MSASPRAPIAITMGDPAGVGPEIIVRLACMPRAGTTPLLVIGDIERLRAMAARLGLALTLFPVQHPSELDMDDTTPGRMAVLPAGPSLPPDLPYGQVDARAGAAAYSYVSRAIDFALEGSISAIVTAPLNKAAMAAAGITYPGHTEILADRAGTQDFGMMLANDELRVMLVSIHLSLRQAIDVVTPERELRAIRLAARACHAYGIKHPRIAVAGLNPHAGEGGLFGHEDDAIIAPAIARAREEGIDASGPWPGDTVFMNARRGHFDAVVAQYHDQGLIPVKYLGVENGVNITVGLPFVRTSVDHGTAFDIAGQGVADPSSLVYALKQAEAMVRAGAENRPAGCNTGQR, encoded by the coding sequence ATGTCTGCATCTCCCCGCGCCCCCATCGCCATTACCATGGGAGACCCGGCCGGCGTCGGCCCGGAAATCATCGTCCGTCTGGCCTGCATGCCGCGCGCGGGCACCACGCCACTGCTGGTCATCGGCGATATAGAGCGCCTGCGCGCCATGGCAGCGCGCCTGGGACTGGCCCTGACGCTTTTTCCGGTCCAGCATCCAAGCGAGCTGGACATGGATGACACCACGCCGGGACGCATGGCTGTGCTACCGGCAGGTCCGTCACTGCCGCCTGATCTGCCCTATGGACAGGTCGATGCCCGCGCCGGGGCCGCCGCCTATTCTTACGTCAGTCGCGCCATCGATTTCGCGCTCGAGGGCTCGATCAGCGCCATTGTTACCGCCCCGCTCAACAAGGCCGCCATGGCTGCCGCCGGCATTACCTATCCCGGGCATACCGAGATTCTCGCCGACCGCGCCGGCACTCAGGATTTTGGCATGATGCTGGCCAACGACGAGCTGCGCGTGATGCTGGTCTCGATCCATCTGTCCCTTCGTCAGGCGATAGACGTCGTCACGCCCGAGCGCGAGCTGCGCGCCATTCGACTCGCCGCGCGCGCCTGCCACGCCTACGGTATCAAACATCCTCGCATTGCCGTCGCCGGGCTCAACCCGCATGCCGGCGAAGGCGGTCTGTTCGGTCACGAGGACGACGCCATTATTGCGCCGGCCATCGCCCGTGCCCGGGAAGAAGGCATCGACGCCTCCGGCCCCTGGCCCGGCGATACGGTCTTCATGAACGCCCGCCGCGGTCACTTTGATGCAGTGGTGGCGCAGTATCACGATCAGGGCCTGATCCCGGTGAAATATCTCGGCGTCGAGAATGGCGTCAACATCACGGTGGGGCTGCCATTCGTGCGCACCAGCGTCGATCACGGCACCGCCTTTGATATCGCAGGCCAGGGCGTGGCTGACCCCTCAAGCCTTGTGTACGCCCTGAAACAGGCCGAGGCGATGGTGCGCGCAGGGGCCGAAAATCGACCGGCCGGATGCAACACCGGACAGCGGTAG
- a CDS encoding 2OG-Fe dioxygenase family protein: protein MPTHDAPLETLLTSLAERVERDGYLLAPADQVTPVFHAWCAASEHRMPDHDVLAGYWNRLAPDRFMGDGGRYRRRRHAVFSAAAGAHELRRRPHQAHFQTTDYNRLNGGIERHFEPVEDAALTTNAFTFLCELCLGVFGRCAPGADWHVEMHQFRIEVGGDIDAGLPTPEGLHRDGVDFVAMVMIHRSNVREGVSHIHDLDRRELSAFTLADGLDMALVDDTRVLHGVTPIVAVDPERVGVRDLLVLTFKRRPPDQTCGGVPEG from the coding sequence GTGCCAACGCATGATGCCCCCCTTGAAACGCTTCTCACCTCGCTGGCCGAGCGGGTCGAGCGCGATGGCTATCTGTTGGCGCCGGCCGACCAGGTCACGCCGGTCTTTCACGCCTGGTGTGCGGCGAGTGAGCACCGTATGCCGGATCATGACGTGCTGGCCGGCTACTGGAACCGTCTGGCGCCGGATCGCTTCATGGGAGATGGCGGGCGCTACCGGCGTCGTCGCCACGCCGTCTTCAGTGCCGCTGCCGGCGCGCATGAGCTGCGTCGCAGGCCCCATCAGGCGCATTTTCAGACCACCGATTACAATCGGCTCAACGGTGGCATCGAACGCCATTTCGAGCCGGTAGAAGACGCTGCGCTGACCACGAACGCCTTCACCTTTCTCTGTGAGCTCTGCCTTGGCGTGTTCGGGCGTTGCGCGCCGGGGGCCGACTGGCATGTCGAGATGCATCAGTTTCGAATCGAGGTGGGCGGAGACATCGACGCCGGCCTGCCCACGCCGGAGGGGCTGCACCGTGACGGCGTGGACTTCGTGGCGATGGTGATGATCCATCGGAGCAATGTTCGCGAGGGGGTCTCCCACATTCACGACCTCGACCGTCGCGAGCTGTCCGCGTTTACGCTGGCGGACGGCCTGGACATGGCGCTGGTCGATGATACCCGCGTACTACACGGCGTGACGCCCATCGTGGCTGTCGATCCCGAACGCGTTGGCGTACGGGATCTGCTGGTACTGACCTTCAAGCGCCGGCCGCCGGATCAGACCTGCGGCGGTGTCCCGGAAGGCTGA
- a CDS encoding GntR family transcriptional regulator: MSDWKEGSDARLPLYQRLREEIMDRIANGEWPPGETIPTEAELTRRYGIAVGTVRRAIDTLVNEGLLERSQGRGTFVRRPDFDASFFRFFRQVNAAGESRVPSSRILSATLSIPPAEASRALELADNEPCICLDRLRTLEDDSLLTEKIWLPASRFSGLLDVPLEAFGTLLYPFYEARFGQRIGSARETLTIASADAATADLLGIAARDPVVVIERIALGYDRTPLEYRCSMGAAATFRYQIEIS, translated from the coding sequence ATGAGTGACTGGAAAGAGGGATCGGATGCGCGCCTGCCGCTCTATCAGCGGCTGCGCGAGGAAATCATGGACAGGATCGCCAACGGAGAATGGCCCCCGGGCGAGACCATTCCAACCGAGGCAGAGCTGACCCGGCGCTATGGCATCGCGGTGGGTACGGTTCGCCGGGCCATCGATACGCTGGTCAATGAAGGCCTGCTGGAGCGCAGCCAGGGGCGAGGGACCTTCGTGCGCCGACCGGACTTTGACGCCTCCTTCTTTCGCTTCTTTCGCCAGGTCAACGCTGCCGGTGAATCACGGGTGCCGAGCAGCCGGATACTGTCGGCCACCCTGTCGATACCGCCGGCCGAGGCCTCCAGAGCGCTGGAACTTGCCGACAACGAACCGTGTATCTGTCTTGATCGGTTGCGTACCCTGGAAGATGACAGCCTGCTGACCGAGAAGATATGGCTACCCGCCTCTCGCTTTTCAGGGCTGCTTGACGTGCCGCTTGAGGCGTTCGGTACGCTTTTATATCCCTTTTATGAAGCCCGCTTTGGCCAGCGGATCGGCTCGGCACGCGAGACGCTGACCATCGCCTCGGCCGATGCAGCCACGGCCGACCTGCTGGGCATCGCTGCTCGCGACCCCGTGGTCGTCATTGAGCGCATTGCTCTGGGATATGATCGCACGCCACTGGAATATCGCTGCTCGATGGGGGCGGCGGCCACTTTCCGCTATCAGATCGAAATCTCCTGA
- a CDS encoding glycerol-3-phosphate dehydrogenase/oxidase, which produces MQLRQSNIDRLADGETYDTLIIGGGINGAVCAAALAGRGVKVGLVEQGDFAGMTSMWSSNLIWGGIKYMESRDFKLVRELCISRNHLIKHYPSTVQEIRFLTTITKGFRWHPLMLWAGTWIYWLFGNCFTRMPRLPSLATVNREEPVINTQSATGCFEYSDAFLHDNDARFVWNFVRTAMNSGCVAANYVEATGFERQGKLWHVGLRDVMSGREWTVKAKTLVNACGPLADRTNALAHKKTEHSHVLSKGIHLIVDRITPNKRVLAFFDEDGRLFFAIPMGTRTCIGTTDTRTEDPHAAITDDDVKFVLDNINARLSLDKPLDRDDIIATRCGVRPLAVQNTSGGDRDFLQLSRKHEIDSDIDQGFISIFGGKLTDCINVGEEIVDLVKTMGIDIRFPDYRWYGEPVNAVRDEFFHQARLMKLDDYTDASASEPLSTRLWRRYAAHAIGILEYIREDPRQAEILIEGTEYIRAEVRQAARREMITKLEDFLRRRSKISLVSRQETIRQSAGLMEACEILFGEDARMRFDEYFRDHPVTNGIARDPGAGPLPADGATNDPATEGEASSTPHKEGDFETLNW; this is translated from the coding sequence ATGCAACTCAGGCAGAGCAATATCGACAGGCTGGCCGACGGCGAGACCTACGACACACTGATCATCGGTGGCGGCATCAACGGCGCGGTCTGCGCCGCGGCGCTGGCCGGGCGCGGCGTCAAGGTCGGTCTGGTGGAACAGGGTGACTTCGCCGGCATGACCAGCATGTGGTCGTCCAACCTCATCTGGGGCGGCATCAAATACATGGAATCGCGGGATTTCAAGCTGGTGCGTGAGCTGTGTATCTCGCGCAACCATCTGATCAAGCACTACCCCTCGACCGTGCAGGAGATCCGCTTTCTCACCACGATCACCAAAGGCTTTCGCTGGCATCCGCTAATGCTCTGGGCGGGCACCTGGATCTACTGGCTGTTCGGCAACTGCTTTACACGGATGCCGCGCCTGCCGAGCCTTGCCACCGTCAATCGCGAGGAGCCGGTGATCAATACGCAATCGGCCACCGGCTGTTTTGAGTATTCCGACGCCTTTTTGCACGACAACGATGCCCGCTTTGTCTGGAACTTCGTGCGCACCGCCATGAACAGCGGCTGCGTGGCGGCCAACTACGTCGAGGCCACCGGCTTTGAGCGTCAGGGCAAACTCTGGCACGTGGGTCTGCGCGATGTCATGAGCGGCCGCGAATGGACGGTCAAGGCGAAGACGCTGGTCAACGCCTGCGGACCGCTGGCCGATCGCACCAACGCTCTGGCCCACAAGAAAACCGAGCACAGTCATGTGCTTTCCAAGGGCATCCACCTGATCGTCGATCGCATCACGCCCAACAAGCGCGTGCTGGCGTTTTTCGATGAAGACGGTCGGCTGTTTTTCGCCATCCCCATGGGGACGCGCACCTGCATCGGCACCACCGACACCCGCACCGAAGACCCGCATGCGGCCATCACCGATGACGACGTCAAATTTGTACTGGATAACATCAACGCGCGCCTATCACTGGACAAGCCGCTTGACCGTGACGACATCATCGCCACTCGCTGCGGCGTGCGACCGCTGGCCGTACAGAACACCAGCGGCGGCGACCGCGATTTTCTGCAGCTCTCACGCAAGCACGAGATCGATTCCGACATCGATCAGGGCTTTATCAGCATCTTTGGCGGCAAGCTCACCGACTGTATCAATGTCGGCGAGGAGATCGTTGATCTGGTCAAGACCATGGGCATCGACATCCGCTTTCCCGATTACCGCTGGTACGGCGAGCCGGTGAATGCGGTGCGCGACGAGTTCTTCCATCAGGCGCGCCTGATGAAGCTTGATGATTACACCGATGCCAGCGCCTCCGAGCCGCTCTCGACCCGGCTGTGGCGGCGCTACGCAGCGCATGCGATCGGCATTCTGGAATACATCCGGGAGGACCCGCGCCAGGCAGAAATCCTCATCGAGGGCACCGAATACATCCGCGCCGAAGTGCGCCAGGCGGCACGCCGCGAGATGATCACCAAGCTCGAGGACTTCCTGCGAAGGCGCTCCAAGATCAGTCTGGTTTCGCGTCAGGAGACCATTCGTCAGTCGGCCGGGCTGATGGAGGCGTGCGAGATTTTGTTCGGTGAAGACGCCCGGATGCGCTTTGACGAATACTTTCGCGATCACCCCGTGACCAACGGCATCGCTCGCGACCCGGGCGCCGGGCCGCTGCCGGCCGATGGTGCTACCAATGATCCTGCGACCGAGGGGGAGGCGAGCTCAACGCCCCACAAGGAAGGGGATTTCGAAACGCTGAACTGGTAG
- a CDS encoding efflux RND transporter permease subunit, whose product MTLTDLAVTRPVGTVVVSLLLVLFGTLGFLELPIREYPSIEEPEVSVEIAWPGASAAVVESRVTQTIENVVAGIEGVVSVESESNDGESEVTLTFASNIDLDTAANDVRDQVSRVADNLPDGAEAPEISKDQGGSDTLMILSVKTDQMSAMALSDYADRQLLDRFSTINGVSRVRLWGSQLPAMRVDLDRHAMTAHDITVEDITEALTRENVEYPGGRIESTTREFTVRLLPGYETAESFRGLPLRRGEGTRTVTLGDVATVALGPETRRESFQVDGAPTVSIAISRQSTANTLSISRDVRKTLEDLRSELPEGMHIDIVSDDTLYISAALKEVLLTLLIAVLMVVGVIIAFLGSWRAALVAATVIPISLLACGMLLLGLGFSLNMLTLLALVLSVGLVVDDAIVMIENIQRHLEDGDAPLVAAFRGARQVAFAIIATSLVLMAVFLPITLMSGQTGRLFTEFAVTIAAAIAFSTLVSLSLTPVMASWLLTGRQGASTGRFMAGVAARYERHLAQMLHRPVLVGGGFVAMVIVTSAVITSLPTEYEPYDDRGALRINVQAEEGVNFEEMHRRMKVMEQRLAPILEDPSLVDNASLRVPSPGNSEGAVNNGRWIISFTPWQTRDQSTREVAARINEALEGFSEVSATTLLPRGLSSGNATPVQFVVGGPDYATLGAWRDQLMAAWQDYPGLKALDSDLIETTPQLQIRLDRERAAQLGVSAERVGQTLESFFGERSLTTFERDGQSYDVILQGLREQRLTPQALEEIRVRSASGALVSLANLVHLEEVAVSPTLNRYNRIRAVTFSANVADGYSLSQVLDHMNATVAQTLPEQARIDYKGATQDFLEAGRDLLLVFTVAIAVTWLVLAAQFENFISPLVVMLTVPLGMLGAGTALWLLGESLNLYAQIGLLMLIGLSAKNGILIVEFANQLRDEGVALREAIVQASRTRLRPILMTSLSTMAGALPLVMATGAGAASRFGLGITLLAGCASATLLTLGVVPIAYYWLAGHQKPPGHRRRQLRASLEDQPSGTPPQV is encoded by the coding sequence ATGACCCTGACCGATCTGGCCGTCACACGACCGGTAGGGACCGTGGTCGTTTCGCTGCTGCTGGTGCTCTTTGGCACGCTGGGCTTTCTGGAGCTGCCCATTCGGGAATACCCCTCCATCGAGGAGCCGGAAGTCTCGGTCGAGATTGCCTGGCCCGGCGCCTCGGCGGCGGTAGTCGAGTCCCGCGTCACTCAGACGATTGAAAACGTGGTGGCCGGCATCGAAGGCGTGGTCAGCGTTGAATCCGAAAGCAATGACGGCGAATCCGAAGTCACACTGACCTTTGCCAGCAACATCGATCTCGACACCGCCGCCAATGACGTGCGCGATCAGGTCTCCCGGGTCGCGGACAATTTGCCCGATGGGGCCGAAGCCCCCGAAATCAGCAAGGATCAGGGCGGCAGCGACACGCTCATGATCCTGTCGGTCAAGACCGATCAAATGAGCGCCATGGCGCTGTCGGACTACGCCGACCGTCAGCTTCTGGATCGTTTCTCGACCATCAATGGCGTCTCGCGGGTGCGACTGTGGGGCTCGCAGCTGCCGGCCATGAGGGTGGATCTGGATCGCCACGCCATGACCGCCCATGACATCACCGTCGAGGACATTACCGAAGCCCTGACCCGGGAAAACGTTGAGTATCCGGGCGGGCGGATCGAGTCCACCACCCGGGAGTTCACCGTACGCCTGCTGCCAGGCTATGAGACGGCCGAGTCGTTCCGGGGACTGCCACTACGCCGTGGGGAGGGTACGCGCACCGTCACGCTGGGCGATGTGGCCACGGTCGCGCTGGGTCCGGAAACGCGGCGCGAAAGCTTTCAGGTCGACGGGGCGCCGACGGTCTCGATTGCCATCAGCCGACAGAGTACGGCCAATACGCTGTCCATCTCGCGCGACGTGCGCAAAACGCTTGAGGATCTGCGCAGTGAGCTGCCCGAGGGCATGCACATCGATATCGTCTCCGATGACACCCTCTACATTTCTGCCGCGCTCAAGGAGGTGCTGCTGACGCTGCTCATTGCAGTGTTGATGGTGGTCGGCGTGATCATCGCCTTTCTGGGGTCGTGGCGTGCAGCGCTGGTGGCTGCCACGGTCATTCCCATCTCGCTGCTGGCCTGCGGCATGCTCCTGCTGGGGCTGGGGTTCAGCCTCAACATGCTGACCCTGCTGGCACTGGTGCTTTCGGTGGGACTGGTGGTGGATGACGCCATCGTCATGATCGAAAACATCCAGCGCCATCTCGAGGATGGCGATGCCCCACTGGTGGCGGCCTTTCGCGGCGCCCGCCAGGTCGCCTTTGCCATCATCGCCACCAGCCTGGTGCTGATGGCGGTCTTTCTACCCATCACGCTGATGAGCGGCCAGACCGGGCGGCTCTTTACCGAATTTGCCGTCACCATTGCCGCCGCGATTGCCTTTTCCACCCTGGTGTCGCTGTCGCTGACGCCGGTGATGGCCTCATGGCTTCTGACCGGCCGCCAGGGCGCTTCCACGGGGCGGTTCATGGCCGGCGTGGCGGCGCGTTATGAACGCCATCTGGCGCAGATGCTGCACCGCCCGGTGCTGGTCGGCGGCGGCTTTGTGGCCATGGTCATTGTCACCTCCGCGGTCATCACCTCGCTGCCCACCGAATACGAGCCCTATGACGACCGCGGCGCGCTGCGCATCAACGTTCAGGCCGAGGAAGGGGTCAACTTCGAGGAGATGCATCGGCGCATGAAGGTCATGGAACAGCGTCTGGCCCCCATTCTCGAGGACCCGTCACTGGTCGATAACGCCTCGCTGCGCGTACCCTCACCCGGCAACAGCGAAGGTGCCGTCAACAATGGCCGCTGGATCATCAGCTTTACCCCCTGGCAGACACGCGATCAGAGCACCCGAGAGGTGGCCGCGCGCATCAACGAGGCACTTGAGGGCTTTTCCGAAGTCAGTGCGACCACCCTGCTGCCACGCGGGCTGAGCTCGGGCAACGCCACGCCGGTGCAGTTCGTGGTGGGCGGGCCGGATTACGCCACCCTGGGCGCCTGGCGCGATCAACTGATGGCCGCCTGGCAGGATTACCCCGGTCTCAAAGCGCTCGACAGCGACCTGATCGAAACCACCCCCCAGCTTCAGATTCGACTGGACCGGGAACGCGCCGCCCAGCTCGGAGTCAGCGCCGAGAGGGTCGGCCAGACGCTTGAATCCTTTTTCGGTGAGCGCAGCCTGACCACGTTCGAGCGCGACGGCCAGTCCTATGACGTGATCCTGCAGGGCCTGCGTGAGCAGCGCCTGACACCACAGGCGCTGGAGGAGATTCGAGTACGCAGCGCCAGCGGCGCGCTGGTCAGCCTGGCCAACCTGGTTCATCTGGAAGAGGTGGCGGTCTCGCCGACGCTCAACCGCTATAACCGGATTCGCGCCGTGACCTTTTCAGCCAACGTGGCCGACGGCTACAGCCTGTCGCAGGTGCTTGATCACATGAACGCAACGGTTGCTCAAACCCTGCCGGAACAGGCGCGCATCGACTACAAGGGCGCCACCCAGGACTTTCTGGAAGCCGGACGCGATCTGCTGCTGGTGTTCACCGTGGCGATCGCGGTCACCTGGCTGGTGCTGGCCGCCCAGTTCGAGAATTTTATCAGTCCACTGGTGGTGATGTTGACCGTACCGCTGGGGATGCTGGGCGCAGGCACGGCGCTGTGGCTTTTGGGGGAGAGTCTCAATCTGTATGCCCAGATCGGGCTTTTGATGCTGATAGGCCTTTCGGCCAAAAACGGCATTTTGATTGTCGAGTTTGCCAATCAGCTGCGCGATGAGGGCGTGGCGCTGCGCGAGGCCATTGTGCAGGCGTCACGGACGCGACTGCGCCCGATTCTGATGACCTCGCTGTCCACCATGGCCGGTGCCCTGCCACTGGTGATGGCCACCGGTGCAGGTGCTGCCAGTCGCTTCGGGCTGGGGATTACGTTGCTGGCCGGCTGCGCCAGCGCCACGCTGCTGACGCTCGGCGTGGTGCCGATCGCCTATTACTGGCTGGCCGGCCATCAGAAGCCGCCGGGGCATCGCCGCCGCCAGCTCAGGGCCTCACTGGAAGATCAGCCTTCCGGGACACCGCCGCAGGTCTGA
- a CDS encoding amidohydrolase family protein, producing the protein MIDTHDTAITGVDTHAHIFSQHLPMASQRRYSPDYDADVSQYLAHLDRCGLSHGVLVQPSFLGTDNSYMLSALRQHGKRLRGTAVVAPDIDDASLDVLGEAGVVGIRLNLVGKTLEDYSADHWQHLFTRLAHRGWSVEIQRTLADLDAVVPAILASNVAVVIDHFGLPEGTALDARHREHRWFLELLGERNLWVKISATYRSKLSIDQARASIDALCDGAGHADHLVWGSDWPHTRFEHQTDYESQFALAKTLMPDPALRRKVMIDNPARLFMIDVREHIQC; encoded by the coding sequence ATGATCGATACGCATGACACCGCCATCACTGGCGTGGACACGCACGCCCATATCTTCAGTCAGCACCTTCCCATGGCCAGCCAGCGGCGTTACAGCCCTGACTACGATGCCGATGTCAGCCAGTATCTGGCGCATCTGGATCGTTGCGGGCTCTCTCATGGGGTACTGGTACAGCCCAGCTTTCTGGGGACCGACAATAGTTACATGCTCTCGGCGCTGCGCCAACATGGCAAGCGCCTGCGGGGCACGGCCGTGGTGGCGCCCGACATCGATGACGCCTCGCTCGACGTGCTGGGCGAGGCCGGCGTCGTGGGCATTCGGCTTAACCTGGTCGGAAAGACGCTCGAGGATTACAGCGCAGACCACTGGCAGCACCTGTTTACCCGGCTGGCCCATCGGGGCTGGTCTGTCGAGATTCAGCGCACGCTGGCGGATCTGGACGCGGTGGTACCAGCCATCCTGGCATCGAACGTGGCGGTCGTGATTGATCACTTTGGCCTGCCGGAAGGCACGGCCCTTGATGCCAGGCACCGCGAGCATCGCTGGTTTCTGGAGTTGCTGGGCGAGCGCAATCTGTGGGTCAAGATTTCGGCCACCTACCGCAGCAAGCTGAGTATCGATCAGGCCCGTGCCAGCATTGATGCGCTCTGCGACGGCGCAGGTCACGCCGATCATCTGGTATGGGGCAGCGACTGGCCGCATACCCGCTTTGAGCACCAGACCGATTATGAGTCGCAGTTTGCGCTCGCGAAAACACTGATGCCTGATCCTGCGCTGCGCCGGAAGGTCATGATCGATAACCCGGCGCGCCTTTTCATGATCGATGTCCGGGAGCATATCCAATGCTGA
- a CDS encoding SLC13 family permease, whose protein sequence is MLSLLIVGAIVAAIALGYLTRINIGLFAIALAYVIGSFVMGMKPSEVINLWPLKLFFIIFSVCLFYSFAIVNGTLEKLAEHMMYRCRNVPHFLPYAIFGAATLISALGAGYYTVLAFMAPITILLCARTGLSLIIGGMSVNYGALAGANFVSSQSGIIFRGLMTASGVPESTAFINGIGIFLSTAVIPLIVISGFVFLAGNKRAMADAMSHVEAPKPLNRDQRITLLLTLIMMAVVLAPPIAALVAPDNALIGYVNARIDIGLVASVFAVIALLLKLGDERKAIASVPWGTLIMICGVGMLIAIAMKAGTIDLLASWISGSIPPVLVPVVFGVIAAMMSLFASTLGVVTPALFPVVMPIAQTLSIDPMIIFISIVVGAQATSISPFSSGGSLILGSCPSEESRTVLFPKLLFRAAPLGFVVALVFNLALAFIF, encoded by the coding sequence ATGCTGAGTCTTCTGATCGTAGGGGCCATTGTCGCCGCCATCGCGCTGGGCTATCTGACACGAATCAATATCGGGCTTTTTGCCATTGCGCTGGCCTACGTGATCGGAAGCTTCGTGATGGGCATGAAACCTTCCGAGGTGATCAACCTCTGGCCCTTGAAGCTCTTTTTCATCATTTTCTCGGTCTGTCTGTTCTACAGCTTTGCCATCGTCAACGGCACGCTTGAAAAACTGGCCGAGCACATGATGTATCGCTGTCGCAATGTGCCCCACTTCCTGCCATATGCCATCTTTGGTGCGGCCACCCTGATTTCGGCGCTGGGTGCGGGATACTACACGGTGCTGGCCTTCATGGCGCCGATCACGATCCTGCTGTGCGCCCGTACCGGGTTGAGCCTGATCATCGGTGGCATGTCGGTGAACTACGGGGCGCTGGCCGGTGCCAACTTCGTTTCCAGCCAGAGTGGCATCATCTTCCGCGGTCTGATGACCGCCTCGGGGGTGCCGGAAAGCACGGCGTTCATCAACGGTATTGGCATTTTCCTCTCCACGGCCGTGATTCCGCTGATCGTGATTTCCGGATTCGTGTTTCTGGCCGGCAACAAGCGGGCCATGGCCGATGCCATGTCACACGTTGAGGCACCGAAGCCGCTCAATCGCGATCAGCGCATCACGCTGCTACTGACGCTGATCATGATGGCCGTGGTGCTCGCACCGCCCATCGCGGCACTGGTGGCGCCGGACAATGCGCTGATCGGCTACGTCAATGCCCGCATTGATATCGGCCTGGTAGCCAGTGTCTTTGCCGTGATCGCACTGCTGCTCAAACTGGGGGATGAACGCAAGGCGATCGCCAGCGTGCCCTGGGGTACCCTGATCATGATCTGCGGGGTTGGCATGCTGATTGCGATTGCCATGAAGGCCGGAACGATCGATCTGCTGGCCTCCTGGATCAGTGGCAGCATTCCTCCCGTGCTGGTGCCGGTGGTCTTCGGGGTGATTGCCGCGATGATGTCGCTGTTTGCCAGCACCCTGGGTGTCGTCACGCCGGCGCTGTTCCCGGTGGTCATGCCCATCGCCCAGACCCTGTCGATCGATCCGATGATCATTTTCATCAGCATCGTGGTCGGGGCGCAGGCGACCTCGATTTCGCCCTTCTCCTCGGGGGGCAGCCTGATTCTCGGCTCCTGCCCCAGCGAGGAAAGCCGCACGGTACTCTTTCCGAAACTGCTGTTTCGCGCCGCGCCGCTGGGCTTTGTGGTCGCGCTGGTCTTCAACCTGGCGCTGGCATTTATCTTCTAG
- a CDS encoding efflux RND transporter periplasmic adaptor subunit, which translates to MPEHHDARRPLIWLVALIPIALALIFWWWLSNEQAPERGREASPVAVGLAEVIERPFSATLGAVGDVEATDSVEIASLVTERITELHFDSGERVKRGDLLIQLDDRAEQQGLRAARVIVEQEQRELDRLKPLVRQGSIATQQIDAQRNRLESARIEAARLTAALEDRIITAPVSGLMGLNNLSVGEQISADTPLVTLDSIDRVQVDFSLPERELQRVKEGMAVTARSVAWPDRLFHGEVTTIDPRLDRDTRTVMVRARFDNPGLALRPGMLLEIALLLPARRRLIVPEGAIMGERDRQWVFVITSEADHYRAHRVDINVLERGPGWAAIDAGSDPERLQPGDSVAISGLRAIGEDRTLTLDETAARDTSTLFEQARQTTADEYAPDSEMPTP; encoded by the coding sequence ATGCCTGAACACCACGATGCCCGACGCCCGCTGATCTGGCTGGTCGCGCTGATCCCGATAGCGCTGGCCCTGATCTTCTGGTGGTGGCTGTCAAATGAGCAGGCACCAGAGCGTGGCCGCGAGGCCTCTCCCGTGGCGGTCGGCCTGGCCGAAGTCATCGAGCGCCCCTTTAGCGCAACGCTGGGCGCCGTGGGCGATGTCGAGGCCACGGACTCGGTCGAGATCGCCTCTCTGGTCACCGAACGCATTACCGAACTGCACTTTGACAGTGGCGAACGGGTCAAACGCGGGGATCTTTTGATTCAGCTCGATGATCGCGCCGAGCAGCAGGGCCTGCGGGCAGCACGGGTGATTGTCGAACAGGAGCAGCGCGAGCTGGATCGCCTCAAGCCGCTGGTGCGTCAGGGGTCGATCGCCACTCAGCAGATCGATGCCCAGCGCAACCGGCTGGAAAGTGCCCGAATCGAGGCGGCGCGCCTGACTGCCGCACTGGAGGACCGCATCATTACCGCACCGGTCAGCGGCCTCATGGGGCTGAACAACCTGAGCGTCGGCGAGCAGATCAGCGCCGATACACCACTGGTGACACTGGACAGCATCGATCGAGTACAGGTCGACTTCTCACTGCCCGAGCGTGAGCTGCAGCGCGTCAAGGAAGGCATGGCGGTCACGGCACGCTCGGTGGCCTGGCCCGATCGTCTCTTTCATGGCGAGGTTACCACCATCGACCCGCGGCTGGACCGGGATACCCGCACGGTCATGGTCCGTGCGCGTTTTGATAACCCGGGCCTTGCCCTGCGCCCGGGCATGCTGCTCGAGATTGCCCTGCTTCTGCCAGCACGGCGCCGTCTGATCGTGCCGGAAGGCGCCATCATGGGCGAGCGTGATCGCCAGTGGGTGTTTGTGATCACCTCAGAAGCAGACCACTACCGCGCCCACCGGGTCGACATCAACGTACTCGAGCGTGGCCCGGGCTGGGCCGCCATCGACGCCGGCAGTGACCCGGAGCGCTTGCAGCCGGGCGATTCGGTCGCCATCAGCGGCCTGCGCGCTATCGGTGAAGATCGTACGCTTACCCTTGATGAAACCGCCGCCCGCGACACGTCCACCCTGTTTGAACAGGCCAGGCAGACCACGGCAGACGAGTATGCACCCGACTCGGAGATGCCCACCCCATGA